The Chloroflexota bacterium nucleotide sequence ACCGTGTAGAGACAGTAGCGCTCGGTGAGGAACTCGGCGAGCGAGCCCGGCTCGGCCCGAAATTCGTCGCCAATGGGGCGATAGCGCGCGACCAGCTCGGCGCGGACCCCGTTCCCGGACCGTCGGCTGCGATAGTCGACCCAGCCGTCGACGACCGTCGACGACATCTCAGCCCGGTGGTATGGAAGGCCGAGGAGTTGGCGCGCGGTCAGCACCGCCCGGCGGTTCGCCGCGTCGAGGCTGAAGAAGTAGACGCCGGGCCGCCCGCCGACGGTCGTGTAGGTGCGCACGTTCAGCTCCGGAAAGGGCGGCAGCGCCGGCGTGGCGCGCAGCCGGACGTTTACCATCGTGAACGGGACGACGCCCACCCACGCGTGGCCCTCGTACGTGTCGATCGGGAGGTCCGCGGGCACGAGCGGGCGCAGCGCGGCCGGGTCCAC carries:
- a CDS encoding DUF2071 domain-containing protein — encoded protein: MLPRSAVGDAAGDAHRPWPAPRAPWVLGQSWHDLLFAHWPVDPAALRPLVPADLPIDTYEGHAWVGVVPFTMVNVRLRATPALPPFPELNVRTYTTVGGRPGVYFFSLDAANRRAVLTARQLLGLPYHRAEMSSTVVDGWVDYRSRRSGNGVRAELVARYRPIGDEFRAEPGSLAEFLTERYCLYTVGWAGGISRLEIAHPPWPLQPAEAVISANTMLAPLGLELPDVDPILYYSARIAVRTWPPYRVAPPPR